A window of Lonchura striata isolate bLonStr1 chromosome 2, bLonStr1.mat, whole genome shotgun sequence genomic DNA:
AATCACTTTGTCCCACTCATCCTGTTAATGAACTTGAAGATCCTTCAGGATCACTGCCCTTGGTTGTAACCACCTCTATCAGTGATATTCATCTATCTACTAAGGTGATTCCTCTACTGAAAGCTCCTACTAAAGAGCCAAGTTTAGTGCTTCATACTTCCAAGCCTACTACGTTTCCAGGAatctcttgtcctgtcccttgtcACTGCACCAGCCATATGCTCTCAGGAGTTCTTATGCACTGCCAGGAGCGAAATATTGAAAGCTTGTCTGATTTAGGACCCCCTCCTCCAAATCCTAAAAAGCTTATCCTAGCTGGAAACATTATTCAGACGCTATTGAAATCAGATCTTGTGGACTATGCCAGCCTGGAAATGCTTCACCTGGGGAACAATCGCATTGAGATCCTTGAGGAAGGTTCCTTTATGAATCTGACGAGACTACAGAAACTATATCTCAATGGCAATCATCTTACAAAGCTAAGTCAGAATCTCTTCCTTGGCCTTCAGCACCTTGAATACTTGTACCTTGAATACAATGCCATCAAAGAAGTTTTGCCAGGGACATTTAATGTAATGCCAAAACTGAAAGTTCTCTACCTAAACAACAACCTTCTGCAGGCTTTGCCACCCCATATCTTTTCAGGTGTTCCCCTCACCAGATTAAATCTGAAAACAAACCAATTTGCTCATTTGCCTGTGAGCAATGTCTTGGATGAACTGGATATGCTGGTACAAATTGAACTTGAAGACAACCCTTGGGACTGTACTTGTGATTCAGTTGGCCTACAAAGATGGATACAAAAATTGAGCAAGAATACCATGATGGGTGATATTTTTTGTAAATCTCCTGGGCACTTAGCAAAAAAAGAATTGAAATCCCTAAACAGCGAAGTCTTGTGTCCAGGTTTAATAAACAGCCACGCCCTACCAACTCATGCCAGTTTTGTAGTTGTGACAACTTCTTCTCCTACTGCTAACACCGCAGACACCATCCTGCGGTCGCTTACAGATGCTGTCCCACTTTCTGTTCTAATATTAGGACTGCTCATTGTGTTTATAACTATTGTATTTTGTGCAGCAGGAATAGTTGTTCTTGTTCTGCACCGGCGCCGGAGATACAAGAAGAAACAAGTGGATGAACAAGTGAGGGACAGCAGCCCTGTTCACCTTCAGTACAGCATGTACGGGCATAAGACAACACACCACACCACAGAGCGCCCAGCTGCGACTCTCTATGAGCAACGAATAGTCACCCCCATGGTTCAGGTGTACCACAGCCCGTCCTTCAGCCCCAAGCACACCGAGCAGCAACAGGAGGAGGGAAGTGAGAAGGAAGCTAATGATTCCAAATATCTTCGCCGAAGTCTCCTGGAAAGAGAGAACAGTTCACCACTTACAGGTCCAAATGTCAAATACAAGGCTACAGATCAATCTGctgaatttttgtcttttcaggATGCTAGCTGCTTGTATAGAAACATTcttgaaaaagagagagagctgcagcAACTAGGGATCACAGAATAcctaagaaaaaatattgtccAGCTCCAACCTGACGTGGAAGTTCGTTATCCTGGAACACATGAAGAGTTGAAGTTAATGGAGACACTCATGTACTCCAGGCCAAGAAAGGTTTTTCTAGAACAAActaaaaatgaatattttgagCTCAAGGCTAATTTACATGCTGAGCCTGACTATCTGGAAGTCCTGGAGCAGCAAACGTGAAGTGATAATCGATGGGCTGGGGCCGAACTTCTGTGATTTTACTTTAAGGTGGAATAATTGTAAATAAAAGTGCCTTATAATAACATGTCAACAGTCAGAACTTAAGCACAGCAGTAATCCTAGCAAAGAAAAACTCAGGGATCACTGTGGGAAGCCATGGGGTTGTGAGCAGGCAATATCTTGCACCCCAAGTTAAGCAAGAATTTAGTATGATTGAACTGTGGGAGGAAGATTGCTTATTGCACTATTCCTCATGATTTTGAAAAGGAGTGTATGCCAGTCTCCGTTCTCTTCTCTCCCAGCCTATGGAAAAAAAGTTCATTACCTTTAccccttcttttttccctccatttaattagattcctttaaaaaaccaaaagaccaaaaaaaagagagaactCCAACACCTGTGTTTGTATTTATAACCTTAGAGTGTATATGTTAGGTTAGTACATGCACTGCATACATGACCACTGTCTACAGCTATACCTAACATACCTTTATAATAAATATGAAAGGAGTTGAAAAGTTGTCATCCTAAATGTCagttaaaaggaaaacagatattttttttttctgtattcagCCAGAGCCTGCAAATACTTAAGTATGTTAAAACAAACTTCATGTGAATTCTGTATCAGTATGTGGAAGGAAAAATATGTATCTATGTTTACCCAATATCTTCAACAAAGAAAACTGCAAGCCTTTTGCTACTTTCCGATCTGATAGCTTTACCTAAGTATGGACAATCTTTTCTTGAGCTGCTGCTATAAGATATTGTGCATCACTGGTGTTTCAACTCATAATCCTGGGCAATTTGAAAAGCTACTGAGAATCAGCTGTAAATATGTTACTGTGTTTAataagtttgatttttttaaaatatatatatatatgtatacatatgtatataaataaCTTCTGTGCTGGCTTTAAATATTCTTGAAGGAAATGATTTTGCTGTGGCTAGGAATTTCCAAGTGCATATACAGGTCCTTTCCCACCCTAACCAAAAGCAACGCTCAGACAGAATAATTGCAACAATACACACACGAGGAAGAATAATGGTATTTAGCTATTtgtacaaaaatatattttctgaaattagaagaaaataaactgttGTGGGAAAAAATAGGTTACAAACACATAGAACACTGCAGGTTTATTTTTGCAATGGATTCTCACTAGATTTATATTTACTATTTATTCTgtataattttgtatttttttctttccaactcacaagaaaagaaaaagcttatTCCTGGCTGATTTTCAAAATAATCAAGGAACTGCTCTctattaatgaaaaagaaataaagagttttttaaatgtctttttcttaaaGGTCACTTTTTAAAGAAGGCAGCAAATTCTGCATGCACAAGTTTAAAACTATTTGGGAATTAAACACAGTGATTCTCATTCTTGTCATGTGGATAGAAGCATCTTATCCTGAGTGCAGTAAGGTCATTCAATTTCTGTGCATGACTGATGTGGTGCCAAAACACAATTTCTGACCTGCATTTATCTTCCTCCAAGCAAATATTTTGTAAACTGACTAtgcatgtgtttttttttttttttctaattcctATTTGTAAAGTGAAAAATCACTTTAATTACTACATGTATAGATATGTATGCTAAATTTAGCATTGAAATCTTGATAAACTCTAAGTAAAAAGATACATTCTTTAGTTCAAAATACTGTCCATGTCTTACCTATTTGTATATACAAATGAAAGTTCTTCATATTCTACATAAGTTTCTGACAGAAAAATGTCCTTTATTGCATATGAAAGTCAGATTCTCAGTTCTTTCAAATTTGCATAGATATAAAAACTTTTATGGTGCTATACTAATTTCTGTAATTTGAGGATCTGACCATCTTTTGTCTCTGTTAACAAATCAACTTCCTTATTAATGTTTTTGAGATGTTATCAGATTTTTATGGAAGTAAAACTTTGctttcaaaaatcaaaatttcagTTATTAGAGAAGTTCTTTCCATTTCTGAGAATAATTTCATAAGAAAATCTGTCTATTTTGGAAGATTATGAAGAGTAAATGTGGTGAGAACATATTTATTTCATTGCTATCTTCATTCCAGACTATGAAAGACAATTTGAGTATTGCTTGTGCAGGTAGGGgtgagaaaaaagggaaagtgaATGTGCAATAGCTTTGCATTCAATTAGATATATGATGTTATTTTAGATTTACTTGCATATTCAAGCACATGTAAATGTGCTTCATGAACATGCTATAGAACCTATTGAAACCCATGCCTGGATCTGGAAGAGCAACTGGAGGGCAGGTGGGATGGCTTAGAGCATCAAAATGACACTGTATGTCTCCATTTCAAGAATTTAGtttcacacaggaaaaaaaaatcagattaatttATTATATGGATTAATTAAATGCAgttaaaaattgaatttatttaatGGAAATATAAAGCTTTGAATGCTGAATTAGACCCATTAAATTGGTCTTTTTCAAATTCTGAGTTCTCAAATTagtgtagaggaaaaaaatcaaaatacaaatttaaatGGTACTTGATAACAGAGGTTATTATTTAGGTGTCATTAATTTCAGTAgttatttaacaaaaaaaaaaaagtgtgtaaAAGTAACGCCCTGCAATTGGCAAGACGAGGGGAAATGGTGATTCAAGCCCTCTGAGATTTAAGAGAAATAGCTTCAGACTAAAGACAATTGCCACATGCACAGATGTCACTTTGCTTAGCTGCTAACAGTTACTTGGCAGAATGTTGAGGACAACTGTGTGGCAAACATTGTTTTCCCTTGCAGTCTCAAGGCATCAGAAGGAAGAGTGAGCTAAATTAGTGTCAAAGCAAGTCAGCTGCACAGCTGTATCAGAGCCTGGCTCAGCAGGATTAAGGAGACCTTTACCATTTAGCTCTCCTTCAGAAGGGAGAGCCATGCCTTTCCCTTTAGGAGGACAACTGTGCTCTGTGGCAGTCTGTACAACACCGCAAGTGGCTT
This region includes:
- the SLITRK6 gene encoding SLIT and NTRK-like protein 6 — protein: MKLWIFVLCSIVVASDPFQSQPSFSSVRGSCQSLCSCEEKDDTMIINCDKRDIKMISEINVPPSRPFHLNLLNNGLSMLHVNDFAGLVNAISLHLGFNNIADIEPGAFNGLSLLKQLHINHNSLETLKEDTFNGLENLEFLQADNNFITVIEASAFSKLNRLKVLILNDNAIEYLPPNIFRFVPLTHLDLRGNQLQTLPYVGFLEHIGRILDLQLEDNKWACDCDLLQLKIWLENMPPQSIIGDVVCNSPSVIKGSILSRLKKESLCPTHPVNELEDPSGSLPLVVTTSISDIHLSTKVIPLLKAPTKEPSLVLHTSKPTTFPGISCPVPCHCTSHMLSGVLMHCQERNIESLSDLGPPPPNPKKLILAGNIIQTLLKSDLVDYASLEMLHLGNNRIEILEEGSFMNLTRLQKLYLNGNHLTKLSQNLFLGLQHLEYLYLEYNAIKEVLPGTFNVMPKLKVLYLNNNLLQALPPHIFSGVPLTRLNLKTNQFAHLPVSNVLDELDMLVQIELEDNPWDCTCDSVGLQRWIQKLSKNTMMGDIFCKSPGHLAKKELKSLNSEVLCPGLINSHALPTHASFVVVTTSSPTANTADTILRSLTDAVPLSVLILGLLIVFITIVFCAAGIVVLVLHRRRRYKKKQVDEQVRDSSPVHLQYSMYGHKTTHHTTERPAATLYEQRIVTPMVQVYHSPSFSPKHTEQQQEEGSEKEANDSKYLRRSLLERENSSPLTGPNVKYKATDQSAEFLSFQDASCLYRNILEKERELQQLGITEYLRKNIVQLQPDVEVRYPGTHEELKLMETLMYSRPRKVFLEQTKNEYFELKANLHAEPDYLEVLEQQT